The nucleotide window TAGAATCACCTATTTACTAGTCCAAGAAAATCTATTATTCCAAAATGAAACTTTATTCACTAAGTTAATATAAAACTTATCTTCCTCCTATTATATGCCATTATATGCCATAAGAATTATCATGagataatgaaataattgttGAACTTAATaactaaaaaaagaaagaaagaaaagcttACCAATTGAAAGTAATCACCAGTTCTTGCAAGTGGGAAATGGATTTTAGATTAGTGTTTTTATTGAAATTGGAGTTTAGCTAATACTTGAGTGAGTTTATGGGTTGATTTTTAAGAGAAAAAGTTATGAATGaagggaggaagaagaagaattttgggtgtgaattttttttttctgctctTGAAGGAAACGGGAACAATTCCCCCAAATTGATTATGCTGTGTCTTTTTATTACTGTTATTATTATCTAGAGATTTCTTAATTTTGGGCTCTTATTAAGTTAATTTATGGGCTTTTATAAATTGGGTTAATGGGCTgattgttacaattctctcctcctAAAAAAAATTTCGTTCTTGAAATTTACATACATGGTGGAGCAAACAAGTGTGGGTACTGAGCCCGCATATCCTCTTCTCTTTCCCAAGTACCTTCTTTTCTAGAGTGGTTGCTCCAATGAACCTTAACTAATGGAACCACTTTGTTCCTCAAGACTTTCTCTTCTCTGTCAATAATCTCCACTGGTTCTTCCTCATACGTTAAATCttctctcaactcaataggttgcTTCTGGAGAACATGAGAGGGATCACTtctgtatcttcttaacatagatacatGAAAGACATCATGAATTTGTGATAACTTTAGAGGTAAAGCTAAATGATAAGCAACTGGTTCGATCCTCTCTATAATCTCATAAGGTCCTATAAACCGAGGACTCAACTTCCCACGCTTACCAAAGAGTATAACTCCCTTCCAAGGAGAAATCTTTAAGGATACCTTATCACCAACgtaatactcaatatctcttctcttcaaatctgcATAACTATTTTGTCTATCTTGTGCAGCCTTTAATCTACTTCTAATCATCTGGATCTTATCAGCAGTGTGTCATACCATTTCTGGGCCTTCTAGCTTCTCTTTTCCaacttcagtccaacatactgatgttttacattttctaccatatagAACCTCATAAGGGGCCATGCCAATACTAgtatgataactgttattataagcgaGCTCCATCAAAGTtacatacttctcccaacttcccttaaactctATTACCCATGCCCTAAGCATGTCTTCTAGAGTCTGAATGGTTTGTTCAGATTGGCCGTCTGTTTGTGGATGGAAGGAAGTACTAAACTTCACTTTAGTTCCTAAAGCATTCTGCAAACTAGGCCACAACCGAGATGTAAACCTTGAATATCTATCTGAAACAATGGAAACTGGAGTACCATGGAGCCTCACAATCTCATTAACATAAATCTTTGCTAACTTATCCAAAGAAAAATCCACCCTCATAGGCAAAAAGTGCACTgatttggtcaatctatcaattattacccacactgcatcatgcccaTGTGGAGTACGAGGTAATCTagaaacaaaatccatagtgatatgctcccatttccattatggaATAGGAAGTGGCTGCAACTTTCCCGCTGGATACTGATGCTCTGCCTTAACTTGTTGGCATACTAAGCACCTTGAaacaaattctattatttccttcttCATGCCTGGCCACCAATAATTTTCTCTAAGATCCCGATACATCTTAGTGCTACCCGGATGCATAGAATAGGCAGAATAGTGAGCCTCTTCCATGATCTCTCTTTTTAGGTTTTCCACATTAGGTACACATAACCAGCCATCAAACATTAAAGTCCCATCTTCACTAAGTGAAAAATCTGTACGAGTGTCATTTCTCACCTCATTGATGATTTTGTTTAATTGCTCATCTTGGCTTTGAGCTTCTCTAACCCTTTCCACCAATACTGGCCTAACTTTGAGAGTTGCTAACAATGCCCCTGAAATATCCGCTGCTAACTTTGCTCTTAGAGATCGAAACTCCAACAATAATGGAAGTCTAACTGTTTTAACATATGCCAAATTACCAAGGAACTTTCGACTAAGGTCATCAGCTACCATATTAGCCTTGCTTGGATGATATTcaatggtgcaatcataatccttaagTAATTCGATCCATCTTCTTTGCCTTAAATTTAATTCTTTCTGTGTATGGAGATACTTcaggctcttatgatctgtataaatCTGACAAGTTTCACCGTAAAGGTAATGCCTCCATGTCTTTAAGGCAAAAACCACTGCAGCTAATTCTAGGTCATGAGTAGGATAATTCAATTCATGTGGTCTAAGTTGCCTAGAAACATAAGCTATCACCTTTCcatgttgcatcaaaacacaACCTAACCCCTTGcgggaagcatcactatatacaacAAATCCACCTACTCCTGAAGGTAGAGTAAGAACTGGAGCTGAAGTTAAACATGTCTTAAGCTTCTCAAAACTCTCTTGGCATTCTTCTGTCcattcaaactttgcattctttctAAGCAATTTTGTCAATGGTGCTGCAATAATGGAGAAATCTtggacaaaacgcctatagtaccCTGCTAGTCCCAAGAAACTCCTAACCTCTGTAGCATTAGTCGGAGGATCCCATTTGACTATTACTTTAATCTTCTAAGGATCAACAAATACTCCCTCTGCTGAAATAAAATGTCCTAAGAAGATGATTCTATCAAGCCAGAACTCACATTTACTCAACTTGGCATACAATTGCTTGCTTCTTAAAGTTTGTAATACAATCTTCAAATGCTCCTCATGTTCTTCCTTACTacaagaatacaccaaaatatcatcgatAAATGCAATAACAAAGTTGTCCAAATAGGGTTTGAACACCCTagtcataaggtccataaaagcagctggtgcgttggttaacccgaaaggcataacaagaaactcataatgcccataacaAGTTTTAAAAGCTGTCTTAGGTACATTAGACTCCTTGAtcttcaattgatgatacccaggcCGTAAATCAATCTTAGAGAACACCTTAGCACCTTGGAGTTGATCAAAGagatcatcaatgcaaggcaaAGGATACTTATTCAGCACTGTGACTCGATTTAGCTGCCTataatcgatgcacaaccttagagtgccatcctttttcttcacaaataaaacaggagctccccaaggtgatacactaggccttataaagcccttatcaagcaattcttgcaattgtacttttaaCTCCCTTAGTTCTGCTAGAGCCATCCTATATAGTGCCATTGAGATAGGTGCTGTACCAGGATTCAAATTAATGGAGAACTCAATCTCCCTATTAGGAGGTAGTCCAGGAAGTTCATCAGGGAAAACATCAGGAAACTCACACACAACTAGAATGTCCTCCAACTAGGGCACTTTTAGGGTAGAATCAATCACATGAGCTAGGTATGCTTGACAACCCTTCCTAAGCATCTTCCTGGCAGTCATAGCAGAAATCACAGAGGAACGAAGAGAACACCTTTCTCCATGAAAGATAAACTTGGGCCCCCTAGGGCAATTAAACatcactgttttctcaaaacaatcTACTGTGGCATGGTGGCAGGATAACTAATCCATGCCTAGGATAACATCAATATCCTGGAGATGTAAAGGAATCAAGTCTGCTAGTAACTCATGATCACCCAATTTAACAACACAATCCTTGTACACATGCTCACATACAATAGAATTCCCAACTGGTGTCCCCACAACTAATCCACAGTCTAGAGGTTTCAATTCTCTATCAGCATGCATAGAAAATGATTGAGACACAAAGGAATGAGTGGACCTAGGGTCTATAAGAATGCATGCATCTCTACCAAATATGGTCAACATACCCGTCACAACTTCTGGAGATGCTCTTGCCTCTTGCTATGTCATAGCAAAGACTCTGGCTTGAGTCTGAGGCCTACCAAGTTGTGTTGTGGGTTTAGACTGAGCTGATGAAGTTTCCCCAGTAGTCTTACTTTCACTAGGTCTCGTTGTAGGTTTACCTCGTGCTGGTGCTGTACCAATCTGTGGATTCTGAGGTGTCACGATCCATAACCAGAACCACTATCTTTAATCACAAGTAAAGGACAATCCCTCTTAAAGTGTCCTGGAGCACCACACTCAAAGCAACCTCGATCAAACCTCCTACACTCCCCATCATGGTACTTACCACATGTGGCACACTGAGGAAAATTTCTCTTCTTCTGTTCAAACCCAGAATTGTCTCCTTGTCCCTGTCTCTGTCTCTGTGCCCCAAAGGAACTACCCACTGACTGTACCACTGAACCTTGACTAGCTTGAAATTGAGCAGGTTGTTGTCCTGTACTCACATAAGAACCGCTGCCACTGCCACCATAATCAGTTCTAGACTGAGATGAACTACCCCATCTTTTAGCTGGTCTCTCCCTGAACCCTTGTAAAGAACTTGGCCCATGCTTCCTACTCATTTTTTGCTCATATTCTTTCTCTTCTTATCTCACTTTTTCAACGTTCAAAGCTGCTTCCACTAATTCACGAAAATTGCTACCTCTGAACTAAGTCATGGAAGATCTAATGCCAATATGCAAACCTTGCCTGAACCTATCACATTTAGCTTCTTCAGAAGGCAAGATGTCTGAAACAAAACCATAAAGATCTTCAAACCAATCAACATACTCCCTTACTGAGAGACTTCCTTGAAATAACCTGAAGAAGgcatctttctttccttttctgtaACTTTCTGTCAGATACTCTTGGTGAAACTCAATCACAAATCTGTCCCAAGTCAAATCAGATCCAATTCTGCGACGTATACCATCAAACCAACTATCTGCCTTACCTTGTAACAACGCATGTATATTATCCACCCTATCTGCATTTGTTAATTTCATCAAATCAAATACTTTTATAACTCTTTTCAACCATTTATCTGCAACATCAGCATCAGAAGAACCCTCAAAGTCATAAGCCCCCAAACGTCTAGCACGATCCACTACCTCCCATGGATCTTTCGGCTTAGCTGTGATAGCTGCTGTAACTACTTGTGCCATAAATGCACCAAGATCTATATTCAACTGAAAAGGAATAGCTGGTGCTTTAGGTGGAATAGGAGGTGCATCTGTAGGTGCAATAGGTGGTGCACCTACAGGTGGAACAGGCAGTGCAACTGTAGCTGCAAGTGGAACAGGCGGTGGTGGTGCAGTTGGATATGCCCCTGATACTACATCATGAGAAACAGTAACATCATGTTCATCTCCACCCTCAGGTAACTCCTGGTTTGCCACCTCTTCAGGAGGTGGACGTGCTGCTATAGGATCCCTATGAGGTCGGCCAACATCAGCTAATCGAACTCTATGAACAATACGGCCGCGGTTGGCACCACGACCTCTACCCCCTACTACTTTGGGTGGCATTGTCCTACAAATAAGATAAGGAATGGAACATCGAGAGATAATTAACAACACTGACACTAGAAAGGTCTATAGAATCAATAaacctgtgctctgataccacaaaatgtcACACCCATCCCTAACCTATAGAGACCGGTGTAACCTGGAAAACTGATGGAGTTTTCCCTAAATTTATAGCTAAAAGAAACCATGGAACCTGTTGAAATACATCTGATATATATAATATGGCTCTGTGCCCATCAaacaacaatagatattcaaatatGCATGAATCCTCTCCGTGAggatcaaaataaaatatttgcAGATTAGATCTCCTAACTGTCTTACTTACGtccaaaaaattaaaacaaaagaaatatCCAAAAATAACATATTGGCCCGACCTCCATTAGACTCTGGAGTTGGTGAAGTGGATGAGAGGACAACACTGAAAGAGAGGCTATTAGTAGTGGAGTCagtaaaagaaatataaaataCTGAAAAAAAATGAGAGGGTGAGTACAACTACTCAGTGAGCGGATAAAAAAATAACAAAGGAGAACCGATAATGTTTTGGTACTTAATAGAACCAATTCTGCTATATTAGAACAGGTCAActgaataaatatcatttaattcaaATCATGTAGCTGAGTTGAAATAAGATTCATGCTC belongs to Hevea brasiliensis isolate MT/VB/25A 57/8 chromosome 4, ASM3005281v1, whole genome shotgun sequence and includes:
- the LOC131179392 gene encoding uncharacterized protein LOC131179392 produces the protein MIRSRLKAAQDRQNSYADLKRRDIEYYVGDKVSLKISPWKGVILFGKRGKLSPRFIGPYEIIERIEPVAYHLALPLKLSQIHDVFHVSMLRRYRSDPSHVLQKQPIELREDLTYEEEPVEIIDREEKVLRNKVVPLVKVHWSNHSRKEGTWEREEDMRAQYPHLAQDASIALRLPKFIIAPEILALSIGSILRVYEDVADFMI